The Prunus dulcis chromosome 5, ALMONDv2, whole genome shotgun sequence genomic sequence CAAGTGTCGTCCAAACGCCAGGGAGAAGATCTCCGTCGTTCCTCTGGACAACAATGGGATTCACAACAGAAACGCCTCGTCGTACATGCCGAGCCCAAACGGCATTCTCAAGTCGATTTTGTGGTCGTTTACTCGGAAGAGCCCGAGAACGCCAACGGCGGCCTACACGACGGCGAGAGAGGAGCAGTGGAAGATAGCGGTGGCGGAGCTCTCGCACAAGCTGGTTCACGCTACGAGGAAGAGAGACGAGGCTCAATTGGAAGCCTCGAGGCTCAAATACTCCATGGCCGAGCTCGAGAAGAAGCTGGACAAGCTCGAAATCTACTGCCACAATTTGAAATCTGGGCTTGACGAATGTAGCGGCAGCAACAACTCGTCGCCGTACCAATTGGGCAAGTCCCAAATCAATCGACGGCGTAGTTTTGGTGGATTCAACTCAAACGACGTCGTCGAGAAAGTGGTGGTGGAGAATTTCTTGGTTTCGGTCTCAGAGGCCCGGAATTCTATCAGGGGTTTGAGCAGGTCGCTTACTATGCAGCTCCGGCACATGGGTTTCGGCAAAGTGTATGAGAAAATCTCCGGTCTTCTTCAACCTTACGACGTGAAGCTCTCGGGTTCGAAAAACCCAAGAAGCTTGCTTTTTTACCTGGAGGCTCTGCTGAACAGAGCCTTCTTCGACGAGTTTGAGTCAGCTGGGTTTCAGAAGAACTCGTCCAGCCAAATCCTGAACCCAATTGAGAGGTGCGAGGCGAACTACACGTCGTTTAATGTGCTAAAGGGCTTGACTTGGGATGAGGTTTTGATCAAGGGGACGAAGCATTTCAGCGAGGAGTTTAGTGGGTTTTGCGACAGGAAAATGAGTGAGATTGTGGCTATGTTGGGCTGGAACAGGGCTTGGCCTGAGCCATTGTTGCAGGCTTTCTTTGGGGCTTCAAAGAGTGTCTGGTTGGTGCACCTTTTGGCCAA encodes the following:
- the LOC117629286 gene encoding IRK-interacting protein, coding for MPEQNNAPRSNMAPPPPPSSKSSPPPPPPPTHFTPIQECDKEGQEDGDCTDIGVNTTTPKHHHPTPLAHHKNGRRQNTKRSDSADSVTAEEADDGSVSCNKCRPNAREKISVVPLDNNGIHNRNASSYMPSPNGILKSILWSFTRKSPRTPTAAYTTAREEQWKIAVAELSHKLVHATRKRDEAQLEASRLKYSMAELEKKLDKLEIYCHNLKSGLDECSGSNNSSPYQLGKSQINRRRSFGGFNSNDVVEKVVVENFLVSVSEARNSIRGLSRSLTMQLRHMGFGKVYEKISGLLQPYDVKLSGSKNPRSLLFYLEALLNRAFFDEFESAGFQKNSSSQILNPIERCEANYTSFNVLKGLTWDEVLIKGTKHFSEEFSGFCDRKMSEIVAMLGWNRAWPEPLLQAFFGASKSVWLVHLLANSIHPSLPIYRVDKGVGFDPVYMEDMGVDKARKLVPSVVRIMVAPGFYVYGSVVKCKVLCRYNSSDKDLVQSPS